From a region of the Lactuca sativa cultivar Salinas chromosome 4, Lsat_Salinas_v11, whole genome shotgun sequence genome:
- the LOC111890037 gene encoding receptor-like protein kinase FERONIA, with amino-acid sequence MISFYLPLFSFFLLFSTTTTTTAAQPYKATDNFLLDCGSSSAAISIPSGRRWDGDEDSKFINSNSAATSFSFTPSFQDPSVDQIPYATARIFNRSSFTYRFPVSQGPKFLRLYFYPAIYSNLNADQSFFSVTSNGYSLLTNFSASLTASFLSESGPKVSSFFKEFIIYVKDSQSLNVTFTPSPNSFAFINGIEIVSMPENLYFKANNLKYVVITSGPVTDSYTALENIYRLNVGGKQISGEGDTGMYRSWDGDENYIFPKNALGLTPSTQIPITYTTETPNYTAPELVYQIQRSMGKLSMSYNLTWLLPVDSGFYYMLRLHFCNIIPQYTFKGQMIFKIFINNQTAEDEADVFLWTQGSGYPIFRDYIVFVSDPDGQRSKQDLWLALHPNEESQEYLDGFLNGLEVFKLNMTGYNLAGPNPNPRPIIPPPPAASTGKPNKKKTPYAVIIGGVVGGLVVLTVLVLIVLLQRRRVKHYATADDKSSWGPADHSESKSTKSSHSTLPSDRCRRFSLTELKVATNEFDDSYIIGNGGFGKVYKGYLDNTTTTVAIKRLNQSSSQGLHEFRTEIGMLSKLRHVQLVSLIGYCDDEGEMILVYDYMAHGTLREHLYKTKKAHLSWETRLNICIGAAKGLHYLHTGANRSIIHRDVKSTNILLDENWVAKVSDFGLSKLGPRDHQEQNHVSTVVKGSIGYVDPEYYRTQHLTDKSDVYSFGVVLLEVLCARPVMIPSLPREQVSLAEWAKLCYRNKATLQQIVDPKVKGEIAPECLRKFGEVALNCLKEQRSERPTMEEVVWDLEFALQLQESASKRGGDVVSDNQELPFLMQVEPTTTDDEVFSGSSAIRNGTSSISSSFEGFKSETVFSEMQKSTGR; translated from the coding sequence ATGATTAGCTTCTATTTACCTCTCTTTTCTTTCTTCCTCCTattctccaccaccaccaccaccaccgccgcacAACCATACAAAGCCACCGATAACTTCCTCCTTGACTGCGGTTCATCTTCCGCCGCCATCAGCATACCTTCCGGACGGAGATGGGATGGCGATGAAGATTCTAAATTCATAAACTCCAACTCCGCCGCCACCTCCTTTTCATTCACACCTTCCTTCCAAGATCCTTCAGTCGATCAAATCCCTTACGCCACTGCTCGTATCTTCAACAGATCTTCATTCACCTACAGGTTTCCGGTGTCCCAAGGCCCCAAATTCCTCCGCCTTTACTTCTACCCCGCGATCTACTCCAACCTCAACGCCGACCAATCTTTCTTCTCCGTTACATCCAACGGTTACTCTCTTTTGACCAACTTCAGCGCTTCCCTAACCGCCTCCTTTCTCTCCGAATCAGGTCCCAAAGTTTCCAGCTTTTTCAAAGAATTTATCATCTATGTCAAAGATAGCCAGAGCCTCAACGTTACATTTACCCCATCACCCAACTCGTTTGCCTTCATCAATGGTATTGAAATTGTTTCCATGCCGGAAAATCTGTATTTCAAAGCTAACAACTTGAAATACGTCGTTATAACTTCAGGACCTGTTACTGATAGCTACACGGCTCTTGAAAATATTTACCGGCTAAACGTCGGTGGAAAACAAATTTCCGGTGAGGGTGATACCGGAATGTATCGATCATGGGATGGAGATGAAAATTACATATTCCCCAAAAATGCTCTTGGGTTAACGCCTTCTACTCAGATTCCGATCACGTACACAACGGAAACACCAAATTATACAGCACCTGAGCTTGTTTATCAAATCCAACGGAGTATGGGCAAACTGTCGATGTCTTACAATCTGACGTGGCTACTTCCCGTTGATTCTGGGTTTTATTACATGCTCAGACTCCATTTCTGCAATATTATACCACAATACACGTTTAAAGGACAGATGATTTTTAAGATCTTTATTAATAATCAAACTGctgaagatgaagctgatgtaTTCCTTTGGACTCAAGGTAGTGGGTATCCTATTTTCAGGGATTACATTGTGTTTGTCAGCGACCCAGATGGCCAACGCAGCAAGCAAGATCTATGGCTTGCATTGCATCCTAATGAAGAATCTCAAGAATATCTTGATGGTTTTCTCAATGGTTTGGAAGTCTTCAAGCTGAACATGACTGGTTATAATCTGGCTGGACCAAACCCAAATCCTCGTCCTATAATCCCACCACCTCCGGCGGCGTCGACCGGAAAACCGAACAAGAAGAAAACTCCATATGCCGTGATAATTGGAGGTGTTGTCGGAGGGTTAGTCGTGTTGACTGTATTAGTTCTTATAGTTTTACTCCAACGCAGGCGAGTGAAACACTATGCTACCGCCGACGACAAGTCATCATGGGGCCCAGCTGATCATAGTGAATCAAAATCTACAAAGTCTAGCCATTCAACGCTTCCATCAGATCGTTGTCGTCGTTTTTCACTTACAGAATTAAAGGTAGCTACAAATGAATTTGACGACAGTTACATCATCGGAAACGGAGGGTTTGGTAAGGTTTATAAAGGGTACTTGGACAATACTACAACCACCGTAGCAATCAAACGACTAAACCAATCATCAAGCCAAGGTTTACATGAATTCCGTACAGAAATCGGGATGTTGTCAAAATTACGTCATGTCCAACTAGTCTCCCTGATCGGATACTGTGATGATGAAGGAGAGATGATACTGGTGTATGATTACATGGCTCATGGAACTCTTCGGGAACATCTTTACAAAACAAAAAAGGCACATTTGTCATGGGAAACACGTCTCAATATTTGCATTGGAGCAGCCAAAGGTTTGCATTATCTTCACACAGGAGCAAATCGTTCGATTATTCATCGGGATGTGAAGTCGACAAACATTTTACTCGATGAAAACTGGGTCGCAAAGGTGTCTGATTTCGGGTTGTCGAAGCTCGGACCTAGAGATCATCAAGAACAAAACCACGTTAGCACAGTGGTGAAAGGTAGCATCGGGTATGTGGATCCTGAATACTATCGAACCCAGCATCTAACGGATAAATCCGACGTGTATTCGTTTGGGGTTGTTCTTCTTGAAGTATTGTGTGCTAGACCTGTAATGATTCCATCGCTTCCGAGAGAACAAGTGAGCTTGGCGGAATGGGCGAAATTATGTTACCGGAATAAAGCGACGCTGCAACAGATAGTTGATCCAAAAGTGAAGGGTGAGATTGCGCCGGAGTGCTTGAGGAAGTTTGGGGAGGTAGCACTTAACTGCTTGAAAGAGCAAAGAAGCGAACGACCAACCATGGAAGAAGTTGTCTGGGATCTGGAGTTTGCATTGCAGCTACAAGAAAGTGCTTCGAAAAGAGGTGGCGATGTGGTGTCGGATAATCAAGAACTTCCGTTTTTAATGCAAGTTGAGCCAACTACAACCGATGATGAAGTGTTTTCGGGATCAAGTGCAATAAGAAATGGCACATCGTCGATTAGTAGTAGCTTCGAAGGGTTCAAGTCAGAGACAGTTTTCTCGGAGATGCAGAAATCAACGGGACGGTAA